CTGCAGGCCCTGCAGAGCCAGGACATGTACCTAGCCGGATCGTTCCTGATGTTCCTCGCGGTGCTGACGGTCATCGGCATGTTCGTCTCCGACGTGTTGCTGGCGATGCTGGACCCTCGCATCCGCCTCACCGGGACAGCAACGCAATGAGAGCGCGGCGAGCGAGCGCCCAATGAACGAACGGCTGCCACACTTCGTCTCCGACGCGCCCTTTGACGCGCAAGAGGTCGAGCGCCTGACGCCCGAGCAGGAGCGTTACTACCTGGCGTCGCAATGGAAGATGATCTGGTGGCGGTTTCGCCGTCACAAGGTCGCGGTGGTCGCGGGGATCCTCCTGTTGGCGTCTTACGCGACGATTCTGATCACCGAATTCCTGGCCCCCTACAACCTGCACACCCGCCACACGAATTATATCTATGCGCCGCCGCAGATGATCCACCTGTTCGACGACGGCGCCTTCGTCGGTCCGTTCGTCTATGGGCTGGACTTCAAGCTCAACATGGAAACCCTGCAGCGCGAATACCGGACCGACACGGACACGATCCACCGCCTCCGCTTCTTCTGCTCGGGCGATTCCTACATGTTCTGGGGCCTGATCCCGGGTGACCTGCACCTTATCTGCCCGGCCGAACGCGGCACCCTGTTCATATTCGGGACCGACCGCCTGGGCCGCGACATGGCGTCCCGCATGCTGTACGGCGGCCGCATCTCGCTGACCGTCGGGCTGATCGGCATTCTGATCAGCTTCACCCTCGGCATCACCATCGGCGGAACCGCCGGCTACTTCGGCGGCTGGGTCGACAACGTGGTGCAGCGCCTGATCGAGATCATCCGCTCGCTGCCGGAACTGCCGCTGTGGATGGCGCTCTCGGCGGCTCTGCCGGTGACGTGGAGCCCCATCCTGATCTATTTCGGCATCACCATCATTCTTGGACTCCTGGACTGGCCGGGACTGGCGCGCGCCGTCCGCTCCAAGCTTCTGGCGCTTCGCGAGGAGGATTTCTGCCAGGCCGCGCGGCTGATGGGGGCGGCGCCGACGCGGATCATCGGCCGCCACCTGTTGCCGAACTTCATGTCGCACCTGATTGCGTCCGCGACCTTGTCGGTGCCGTCGATGATCCTAGGGGAGACCGCGTTGAGCTTCCTGGGGTTGGGCCTGCGCCCGCCGGTGACGAGCTGGGGGGTGTTGCTGACCGAGGCCCAGAACATCGAGGCGGTCGCCCTCTACCCGTGGCTGATCCTGCCGATGTTCCCGGTGATCGTCACGGTGTTGACCTTCAACTTCCTCGGCGACGGCCTTCGCGACGCCGCCGATCCTTACGATTAGCGGACATGCCATCGACGAAGACCGGCCAAGCGCTCGTTCATGGCGCCGACCCCGCGGCCCCTGCGGTGCGGCCGTGGATCGCGGCGGCGACGGACGTGCGTCATCTGCATCCGGACGACGATACCTGCGGCCTCCCGGCCGATGTCGACGCGGAAAGCGTCGACGTTATCGTTGATGCCGGGCCGTTGGAGCGCCGGCTCATCTTCGCTGTGTGGGCGTGGCCGCGTCTCGCGGTCGGCGGGCGGCTCGTGCTCGTGGCGGCCGGGAGCGCGCGCGCCATCGGCATCACCTTCGCCGTCGCTCTCCAGGTGTTCCGTGAACTCGACCGCATCGACATCGTGCCCGACGGCGCGGATGTGGCGATCCTCCGCAAGTGCGGGCCGAAGCCGTACGCGAATTGGAACCGGGTCGAAGGCCGAGCGTCCTGGCAAGTCGGCGACGACGACTTGGTTGCCACGCTCGAGCGCCTCGGCGCCGCATAACAGCCCATTGCAGTGAACGCGCCGCTGCCGGCGCTCGGCCTCGATCGCGACCGCAATGAGAGATTTGGAATGACGCAAGTGTCGAAAAGAAAATGACATCATCCGACTCAGTCCGCACCACCATCTTTGCCTACTGCGAGCGGGGGGTGGACCCGGGGTTGTCGGCGGAGCCGCTGAACGCCGCCAGCAACCTTGCGTTCATCGTCGCAGGTGCGGCGTTGCTCCATGCCATGGTGACCGGGCCGGCTCAGGCGCGGCGGGCGGTGCCGTTGGGACTGGCGGGGCTGGTGATGCTGATCGGCGTCGGCAGTTTCCTGTTCCACACCACCGCCAGCCGGTGGGCGGCGATCGCCGATGTGGCGCCGATAGGCGTGTTTATGATCGTGTATTTCGCGTTCGCGCTCCGGGTGTTCGCGCGGCTCCCGGTGCTTTGGGTCGTGCTGCTGACCGCGGGCTTCATGGTGGCCTTGTGGGCGGCTCCGCAGGTGCGCTGCGGCCCGAACGTTCTGATGCCGGTCGCCGGCGGCGGCCGCGCCTGCCTCAACGGCTCGGTCGGTTACATGCCGGCGCTAATCGCGCTGCTCGGGATCGGCGGCTGGCTGGCGGTGCGGCGCCATCCGGCCGGGCGGGTGCTGATCGCCGCCGGCGCCGTCTTCGCGGTGTCGCTCACCTTTCGCACCCTCGACCGGACCCTCTGTCAGCAAACGGTCGTCGGCACGCACTTTCTTTGGCATCTGCTCAACGCGCTCATGCTGTATTTCCTGACCCGCGCAGCGCACCGCCACGTCTACAGCACGAACCACAGCAGCAGCGGCAGGGTGGCGAAGGAGAGGGCGGTGGAGAGGACGACGAGGCCCGCGACCTCCTCCGGCGATCGCCCGTAGCGTTGCGCGAACAGGTAGTTGAAGACGGCCGCCGGCATCGACGCCTGGATGATGAGGACGCCCCGGGCCGGCCCTTCCAGGCCGAGCAACCAGGCGAGCGTCACGCCGACGGTGAACCCCAGGGCGAGACGCAGCATCGCGAGGCCGAGGCTGACCGGCAGGCGCTGCACGCCGAGGCGGCCGAGCGAGACGCCAAGCGCTATCAGCATTGTCGGGATGGTGATGCCGCCGAGCAGCTTGGTGGTATTGGTGATCCACGCCGGTGGCGTCGTGCCGCTCGCCATGAACACCAACGCAGCGGCGACGGCATAGAGCACCGGAACCTGCGCGAGGCGGCGGAGCGATGCGTGCCCGGAAACGATGGCGACGCCGGCGGTGAAGTGGGTCGCCGAGTTGACGCAGAACACTGCGATCGCCAAGCCGAGTCCCACTTCTCCGAACGCGAGGAAATTGAGCGGCAACCCCATGTTGCCGGTGTTGGGCCACATCAACGGCGGCAGGTAGGAGCGGAGCGGAAGCCCCGCGACCTTGAGGACGGCTGCGCTGACCAGCCCGCAAACGATCAAGGCCGCGACGGCGGCACCCGCCATGGTCGCAAAGGCTGCGCCGCCGACGGTGAGGGTGGCGAGCGTGTGGAATACCAGGCACGGCGCCGCGATGTTGGTGACCAGGGTGGTGACGAACTCCGTCTCGAAGGCGCGGCCCACCCGCGTCCAGCCGTAGCCGATCCCGGCGCACACGAACACCGGCGCGACGATGGCGAATAGATCGCTCAGCATTCTTTCCGGAGCCTGGCGCCGTCAGCGGCGCATCGGCCTACACTTGCCCGGGCGCATGCGCCGCGGCGTCCGCTTCATCGACCTCGACCACGTGCAGCATGTTGGTGTGGCCCGGCACCATGAGCGGCGTTCCCGCCGTCACCACCAGGCGGTCCCCGGCCTCGGCGAAGCCCTCGCGGAGCGCGATCCTCACCGCCGCGGCGATCATCTCGTCGATGTTGTCGAACGGGGCGACCTCGAGCGCGTAGACGCCCCAGGCGAGGGTGAGGCGGCGGGCGGTGCGCGGGTTCGGGGTCAGCGCCAGGATCGGCATCGGCGGGCGTTCCCGCGAAACGCGAACGGTGGTCGAGCCGCTGGCGGTGAAGGTGACGATGGCCGCCGCCGGCGCCGTTTCCGCCACCTGACGGGCGGCGCTGGTGATCGACGCCGATGTGGAGGTTTCCGGGACCGTCCGGGTGGCGTCCATCATCGCCCGCTGCAGGGTGTCGGACTCGACGCGCCTGATGATGCGGCTCATCATCGCCACCGCCTCCACCGGATAACGGCCGACCGCGGTTTCCGCGGATAGCATGACGGCGTCGGCGCCGTCGTACACCGCTGTCGCCACGTCGGAGGCCTCGGCGCGCGTCGGCATCGCCGAGTCGACCATGGAGTCCAGCATCTGCGTCGCGACGATGACCGGCTTGCCGGCGCTGCGGCAGGCGCGAATGATGCGTTTCTGCAGAACCGGCACATCCTCCGGCTGCATCTCCACACCCAGGTCACCGCGCGCCACCATGACGCCGTCGGCCAGATCGACGATCGGCGCGAGCTGGCGCACCGCGGACGGTTTCTCCAGCTTGGCGATCAGGTGGGCGCGGCCGTCGATCAGCCTCTTGGCTTCCTCCAGATCAGATGGATGCTGCACGAACGACAGAGCCACCCAACTGATCCCGAGACTTAAAATGAATTCCAGGTCAATCCGGTCCTTCGACGTGAGCGGCGAGAGGCTGAGCACCGCGTCGGGAAGATTGACGCCTTTGTGGTCGGAGAGGAAACCGCCGTTGACGACGCGGGTGGCGGCGAAGTTCGGGCCGCAGTCACTTACCTGCAGGGTGATCTTGCCGTCATCGAGCAACAAGGTGGTGCCGGGCTTCAGGGCCTCGAACACCTCCGGGTGAGGCAGAGTTGCCCGCCGCTCGTCCCCTGGCATGTCATCGAGATCAAGGCGGAATGCCGCACCCGACTGAAGGTGCACCGGCCCGTCGGCGATGGCGCCGATGCGGAGCTTCGGCCCCTGGAGGTCGGCGATGATGCCGATCGGGCGGCCGTGCGTGCTCTGCAACTCGCGGATGATGCGGAACCGCTCGGCGTGCTCGTCATGGCTGCCGTGGCTGAAATTGAGGCGGAACACGTCGGCGCCGGCCTCGAACAGGCGATCGATGGCCTCCTTCGAGCTGGTTGCCGGTCCCAGAGTGGAGACGATCTTGGCATGGCGCTGGCGTCGCATGGCCGGGACGATACCCATCCACAGGCAGCAGCGCCAGACGTTTCATTGTCCGGAGCAAGGAAAAATTGCTTGATATCAGCTTATGATCCTTGCATTGCAGGAATAATAGGTATATGTACCTTTCAAGATTTTGAGCCCTGCACGGTGCGGCCAGTCGACATCTAGACGAGCGCCCTGGAGGGCCGGCACCACAGACGGAAGGCACGCCATGCCCGCAATTCCTCCTGAAGAAGTGTTCGACAAAAGGGTCGCCCTGATCCAGGACGACCACGAAACCTTGGGCCGCCTAGTGACAGCGGCTTTCGATACCCTCGGAGCCGCTGACAAGGCGATCGCCGGCGAGACGATCGAGGCCCTCTACAGATCCAACAAGGTCCACACCTATAGCGAAAACCTGCTTATGCGGCTCTACCGGTATCCGGACCGCGCCCTTCATGGCGCGGAGCATGTCACGCTCGACAGGCTGGGGACCGAGGTCTGGGAGCGTTTTCGAGCCGACGATGTGGAAGGTTGCCGCGAACGTCTTGAGCAGTATGCCGCGGCTTTGGAGAACCACCTGAACACGTTCGACCGGAAATTAGGCAGCTTCCTCGACGAGGTCGGCGCCGTGGTGAAATGAAGGCTGGCGTCGCCGAACTGCAAGCTCTTGGAGCACTCTTTCCACAACAGGAGGCCATAGCAGTGCCCCACACCTCGAGACATTACGATATCTACCCTCGGTCCCCCGAGCACGCTCTGTGGCTTGCGGTGCTCGATCAGGTCATCCGTGACGCCTTCGACGTCGCGGGCGGACCTGCCCGGGATGATGCACGGCGCTGGCTTACCGAAGGCAGCAGCGACCTGCACCTCGTCTGCGGGTTCGTCGGCATCGACGCCAGGCGCCTGTCGCAGCACATGCGGGACCTGGCCGAGCGAGATGAATGGTTCGGCGAGGCCGAAGATCAGGCGGCGGCGTGAGCGTCGAGGCGTGGCTCCAGGAGGTGGTCGAGCGCCTCGACGAGTACATCGCTTCCCAACCATGCGGGAACGCCGGCCGCGGACATCGGAGGGCCGATCAGGAATCCTTGGATCGCATCACAGCCGAGCCTGACCAGGGCGTCTAGCATCTCACGAGTTTCAACGCCTTCCGAGACGACCTTGAGGCCGAGGTTGTGGGCCAGGTCGATCGTCGAATGGACGATAGTCGCGTTTGTGCCGGAATGCGCCATGCTGAGGACGAACGACTTGTCGATCTTCAGCTCGTTGACCGGAAGGCGGCTCAGGTACGACAGAGATGAGTACCCGGTGCCGAAGTCGTCGATGGAGAGCTTGCAGCCGATCTCGGAGACGGTATTGGCGATCTCCAGCGCCCGGTCGGGATCCTTCATCAAAGCGCTTTCTGTGATCTCGATGGTGACGCTGGCCGGGTCGACGTTCCACGTTTGAAGCTTTTCGGACAGGAGATCAGGCAGACCCCTGTTGAGCATTTCCCGCGCCGACAGATTGATGGCGACGCTCAGGTCCAGTCCCGCCGCCCGCCACGTCGCCAGTTGCTCAAGCGCCAAATTCACTGTCGACGCCGTCAGTTGCTGAGTCAGACCGCAGCGTTCGGCCTGCGCGACGAACTCGTCCGGGCCGATGCGGCCGTAGAGGGGATGGTGCCAGCGGGCCAGCGCCTCCAGCCCGAGGATCCTGCGCTGGCGGATGTCCAATTTTGGCTGGTATTCCAGGAAGATCTGGCCGTTGTCGATGGCGCGCCGCAACTCGCTCGCTAGGGTGAGCTGGCGCACGCTATAGCGGTCCTCGTCGTGCTGGTAGAGGGCGATGCCGCACTGGCTCTCTTTGGCGGCGTACATGGCGACGTCGGCGCACTGCAACAGCCGCTCCTTCTCGCGGCCATGCTCGGGATAGAGGGCGATGCCGATGCTGCCGCCAATCTCGATGACCACGCCGTCGTAGGTGAACGGGTCACGAAGTGACTCGGCGATGCGCCTCGCTACTCGCCGCGCCCGATCTTCGCCGCTTCCCGCCGGCAGCACAGCCGCAAACTCGTCGCCGCCGAGACGGGCGACGACGTCGGAGGTGCGCATCGACGTGCGCAGTCGGCGCGCCACATCGCACAGCAAGGCGTCGCCGGCCGGGTGGCCGAGGGTGTCGTTGACTTCCTTGAAGCGGTCGAGATCGAGCATCAGCAGCGCCGCCGTCTGCCCGGTCCGCTCCGCAAGCGACAGGGTTTGATCCAGTTGCTCCGCCAGGTAGGCGCGGTTGGGCAAACCGGTCAGGGCGTCGTGCAGGGCCTGGTACTGGAGGCGCGCCTCCTGTGCCTTGCGATCCGTAATGTCGCGAACGATGAACACCAACCGGCGCTCCGAGTTCACATGGATGACCCCGGCGCCGATCTCGATCGGGAACTCGGCGCCATTGGCTTTGCGGCCGGTCGCCTCGTGATACGCGACGAGAGGACTGATCTCGCCGCTCATGTCCGGCAGGCCGGCGGACAGCAGCGTCGACGGTATCAAGTCGAACACCGAGCGGCCGGTCAGCGTGCCGCGCCGCAGGCCGAACAGGCGGGCCGCCGCGTCATTGGTCAGTTCAATGCGTCCATCCACTCCGGCGACCAGGATCGCATCGAAGCTCCGCTCGAAGAGGCTGTTGATCAGCGCGTCTGCGCGCTGCAGCTTGGCGGCGTTGACGATGCCGAGCGCGGCGTTGGTGCGGTGGCGCGCCGCTTC
This Rhodospirillales bacterium DNA region includes the following protein-coding sequences:
- a CDS encoding ABC transporter permease: MNERLPHFVSDAPFDAQEVERLTPEQERYYLASQWKMIWWRFRRHKVAVVAGILLLASYATILITEFLAPYNLHTRHTNYIYAPPQMIHLFDDGAFVGPFVYGLDFKLNMETLQREYRTDTDTIHRLRFFCSGDSYMFWGLIPGDLHLICPAERGTLFIFGTDRLGRDMASRMLYGGRISLTVGLIGILISFTLGITIGGTAGYFGGWVDNVVQRLIEIIRSLPELPLWMALSAALPVTWSPILIYFGITIILGLLDWPGLARAVRSKLLALREEDFCQAARLMGAAPTRIIGRHLLPNFMSHLIASATLSVPSMILGETALSFLGLGLRPPVTSWGVLLTEAQNIEAVALYPWLILPMFPVIVTVLTFNFLGDGLRDAADPYD
- a CDS encoding ceramidase domain-containing protein, producing the protein MTSSDSVRTTIFAYCERGVDPGLSAEPLNAASNLAFIVAGAALLHAMVTGPAQARRAVPLGLAGLVMLIGVGSFLFHTTASRWAAIADVAPIGVFMIVYFAFALRVFARLPVLWVVLLTAGFMVALWAAPQVRCGPNVLMPVAGGGRACLNGSVGYMPALIALLGIGGWLAVRRHPAGRVLIAAGAVFAVSLTFRTLDRTLCQQTVVGTHFLWHLLNALMLYFLTRAAHRHVYSTNHSSSGRVAKERAVERTTRPATSSGDRP
- a CDS encoding AEC family transporter — its product is MLSDLFAIVAPVFVCAGIGYGWTRVGRAFETEFVTTLVTNIAAPCLVFHTLATLTVGGAAFATMAGAAVAALIVCGLVSAAVLKVAGLPLRSYLPPLMWPNTGNMGLPLNFLAFGEVGLGLAIAVFCVNSATHFTAGVAIVSGHASLRRLAQVPVLYAVAAALVFMASGTTPPAWITNTTKLLGGITIPTMLIALGVSLGRLGVQRLPVSLGLAMLRLALGFTVGVTLAWLLGLEGPARGVLIIQASMPAAVFNYLFAQRYGRSPEEVAGLVVLSTALSFATLPLLLWFVL
- the pyk gene encoding pyruvate kinase, with protein sequence MRRQRHAKIVSTLGPATSSKEAIDRLFEAGADVFRLNFSHGSHDEHAERFRIIRELQSTHGRPIGIIADLQGPKLRIGAIADGPVHLQSGAAFRLDLDDMPGDERRATLPHPEVFEALKPGTTLLLDDGKITLQVSDCGPNFAATRVVNGGFLSDHKGVNLPDAVLSLSPLTSKDRIDLEFILSLGISWVALSFVQHPSDLEEAKRLIDGRAHLIAKLEKPSAVRQLAPIVDLADGVMVARGDLGVEMQPEDVPVLQKRIIRACRSAGKPVIVATQMLDSMVDSAMPTRAEASDVATAVYDGADAVMLSAETAVGRYPVEAVAMMSRIIRRVESDTLQRAMMDATRTVPETSTSASITSAARQVAETAPAAAIVTFTASGSTTVRVSRERPPMPILALTPNPRTARRLTLAWGVYALEVAPFDNIDEMIAAAVRIALREGFAEAGDRLVVTAGTPLMVPGHTNMLHVVEVDEADAAAHAPGQV
- a CDS encoding EAL domain-containing protein, encoding MRTSSASRRGTRDSALARYAAAYEAARHRTNAALGIVNAAKLQRADALINSLFERSFDAILVAGVDGRIELTNDAAARLFGLRRGTLTGRSVFDLIPSTLLSAGLPDMSGEISPLVAYHEATGRKANGAEFPIEIGAGVIHVNSERRLVFIVRDITDRKAQEARLQYQALHDALTGLPNRAYLAEQLDQTLSLAERTGQTAALLMLDLDRFKEVNDTLGHPAGDALLCDVARRLRTSMRTSDVVARLGGDEFAAVLPAGSGEDRARRVARRIAESLRDPFTYDGVVIEIGGSIGIALYPEHGREKERLLQCADVAMYAAKESQCGIALYQHDEDRYSVRQLTLASELRRAIDNGQIFLEYQPKLDIRQRRILGLEALARWHHPLYGRIGPDEFVAQAERCGLTQQLTASTVNLALEQLATWRAAGLDLSVAINLSAREMLNRGLPDLLSEKLQTWNVDPASVTIEITESALMKDPDRALEIANTVSEIGCKLSIDDFGTGYSSLSYLSRLPVNELKIDKSFVLSMAHSGTNATIVHSTIDLAHNLGLKVVSEGVETREMLDALVRLGCDAIQGFLIGPPMSAAGVPAWLGSDVLVEALDHLLEPRLDAHAAA